The nucleotide sequence CCTCATCTTCTGGGCGATTTATCGAGAGAAAGATAGGAGCCGTCTCTGGATCGGCGTCGGCAGGGACAACCGGAAACTCACAGTGGCGGTCAACCAGCAGCTGGCGTTCCAGAATTTCAGCCGTTTGAGGAGCAATTCGCAGCCGCCAAAGCTGGCTAGGAGCAGAGGTTTTGATCTGCCCGCTAGCAATCTCCTTGAGGTTTTGGTTAGTGGCAAAGTCAGGATAGGCCACCACATCCAGCACGATATCGCCGTCTTGGTTCAGGTAGCCGTTGCCAAAATGCCACTGATACCACGGATCGACCTGATTCCAGCCAACCACTTCGCCACTGTCGGCATCGATCACCACGATCTGAGTGCCGCGTTTGGGTTGCCACATCAGCGAATCGCTGAAGCTTTGCAGGGCCAGCACAGCAGGCAGAGCATTCAGGCGCACCGGAGGTACGCAAAAAACTAGATAGCGATCGGCCAGCACAAAGTCGTGAATCAGCGGAATGCCGTTGAGATCAAGGCTGTGCTTGGTCTGAATGCGGCCATCGGCCCCGCTGCGATACACATTGAGAGTGGCATTGGCTCCAGCCACTAGGCCAAAGTTAAAGATGTCGCCTGTGCGCGGGTGGCGCTTGGGGTGGGCCGAATAGGGTTCACCGCCACTGAGGCTATCTAAACTGTCTGACCCTAGCGTGGCTAGGGTCTCTGGGTCGAGGGCATGGGGCAAGCCGCCTTCCCACAGCGCCAGCAGCCGATCTGGCAGCGCCAGCACCGAAGTATTGGCCGGATTTTTGAGTTGAGATTTTAGCCGCTTCAGGAAACCCTGGGCAGGCAACGTGCCATATCCCCGATAAAGCAGGCAGTCTTGTTCTGCCTCAGCTTCGTAACCCGCAGAGCGAACATAGCGGTAAGTGCCCGTTGGCGTCTCTCCCGTAAGCCGCACGGCCAGCACGGCCCCGTCGCCATCAAACCAGTGGCCCACCCGATCACCGCCGCGCTCTAGCCGAGCAGGCCCGTTGCGATAGAGCACCCCCCGCAACCCCGAGGGCACCTGGCCTGCCAATACCGGCAGTGTCGTCGTCGCAAATTCGACCGCTGGAGATGCGATCGCACCCGCCCACGCTTTCTTGCCTGCAGTCCCTTGCCTAGGAGGTGACTTCAAAACCATAGAACCCCTACTCAATCAAGCCCATAGCATCCGGCACAATCCCAAAACCGCGCCTCAACTACACTCTAGATCACTCACCCCAACTCTGCTTTCAAAGCAAGGCACCCCTACCCGCAAGAAATCCTCCCCATCTCCCAGCCCAAAACCTTAATCCCCCAATAAACCCCCTTTAATCGGGAGGCTGCCTGACTGGAGTATTCTGCTGTCGAAAGCAGCCGTTGGCCCTCAGCCTATGCCCAAGTTTATTGTGTACGCTTGCCCCACCGGGGAGTTGGCGAGTCAGGTGCAGCGGTTTTTTGAAGAGAGCCGCCGGGTTTTTGGCCCCAATGCAGCCCATGCCTATATGCCTCATTGCACCCTGCTTAGCTTTTTTGAAGAAACTCCAAACTCGGTGCCGCTCTATACTCAGTCGCTAACGCGGGCCTATAAGCGGGCGTTGCGATCGCAACCTACACCTGCGATCGCTGTGACAGGATTTGCCTTTCGGCCTGACTGGCACGGGCTGGAGCTAGCATCGCCCTGGCTTAGGCAGCTAATGGTCAATTTTGCCTCCACCACACACTCTCCCACCCGTAAAGGCGGACTCCGGTTGAAAGACTGGCTGCACCTGAGCTTAGCCTACGAGTTCTCGCCCGATCAGGCCAAAGGTCTATCTCAAATGGCTACCGAGCTGATCGACCCCGCCGCTGCTGTTACTTGGGAGCTCCGCTACTACCAGAGAAATCAAGACGACCACTGGATCTGTCATCAGGTTTTGCCGCTGACCTAAAGGAGCGTTTACCTGATCCGGGGTTTCTGAATCGCTCGACAGATTTTGAAGGAGCTTTCGCAGCAGCTTTTTATCCTAAAAGACAGATACCGGAGCAATGAGTTTCCTCCGCACAACTCGTCATCCGAGAGATTTCGCTTAGGCAGCCCGTTGTTAAGTTAAAGCCAATCGGCTGTTGAATTCGGTCTGTTGTTGGTGAACCAATACTAAGTTTTCTTAGAAGCTCCCTAAGACAGGCTATAAATCGTAAAAATCACCAAGACTTATCCCCAAGCCTTGGGCAACAGCTCAAGCCCCCAATGCTCGACTCCGTT is from Pseudanabaena sp. FACHB-2040 and encodes:
- a CDS encoding carotenoid oxygenase family protein, giving the protein MVLKSPPRQGTAGKKAWAGAIASPAVEFATTTLPVLAGQVPSGLRGVLYRNGPARLERGGDRVGHWFDGDGAVLAVRLTGETPTGTYRYVRSAGYEAEAEQDCLLYRGYGTLPAQGFLKRLKSQLKNPANTSVLALPDRLLALWEGGLPHALDPETLATLGSDSLDSLSGGEPYSAHPKRHPRTGDIFNFGLVAGANATLNVYRSGADGRIQTKHSLDLNGIPLIHDFVLADRYLVFCVPPVRLNALPAVLALQSFSDSLMWQPKRGTQIVVIDADSGEVVGWNQVDPWYQWHFGNGYLNQDGDIVLDVVAYPDFATNQNLKEIASGQIKTSAPSQLWRLRIAPQTAEILERQLLVDRHCEFPVVPADADPETAPIFLSINRPEDEGQGEIFGAIARLDPATGTLTVADAGTHRYPAEPIYASDATDPQQGWILTVVYDGNTHSSEVWIYDSDRLDQPPVCRLGLPQVIPPSFHGTWQPCS